A stretch of the Candidatus Saccharimonadales bacterium genome encodes the following:
- a CDS encoding DUF1801 domain-containing protein produces the protein MLAGFSPRKQNLTLYILSGFDDYADIVSKLGKHKISKSCLYIHKLADVDINVLEILVARSYADMQQQHNKNIVQN, from the coding sequence ATGCTCGCCGGCTTTTCGCCGCGCAAGCAAAATCTGACTTTGTACATACTGTCCGGCTTTGACGACTATGCCGACATAGTAAGTAAACTAGGCAAGCATAAAATTAGTAAAAGCTGTTTATATATTCATAAGCTGGCTGACGTCGACATAAATGTTTTAGAAATACTGGTTGCCCGATCCTATGCAGACATGCAGCAGCAACATAACAAAAATATTGTACAAAATTAG
- a CDS encoding DUF1697 domain-containing protein, whose product MKTYALLLRGINVGGKNKIPMADLRICLVQLGCSDVITYIQSGNVVVRSDMDAQQLGPAVETMISNNFKLDSSLIKVLVLDRAQFQHIVDNKPAGFGEQPDVYHSDVVFLINIDAGQAMSVFDPREGVDHVWPGNGVIYSQRVSELRTKSRLGKIIGTSAYRSMTIRNWNTTVKILELMRSHDSIA is encoded by the coding sequence ATGAAAACTTATGCATTGTTGCTGCGCGGCATTAACGTCGGTGGCAAAAACAAAATACCTATGGCAGATCTGAGGATTTGTCTCGTACAGCTTGGCTGCAGCGACGTGATCACATACATTCAAAGCGGTAATGTCGTCGTTCGCTCAGATATGGACGCTCAGCAACTCGGCCCGGCTGTAGAAACGATGATATCGAATAATTTCAAGCTCGATAGCTCACTCATCAAAGTGCTTGTACTAGATAGGGCTCAATTCCAGCATATTGTAGATAATAAACCCGCCGGATTTGGCGAACAACCAGATGTCTATCACAGTGATGTCGTGTTCCTGATTAACATAGATGCCGGGCAGGCTATGTCCGTATTCGATCCACGTGAAGGCGTCGACCATGTATGGCCCGGTAACGGCGTCATATATTCCCAGCGCGTGAGTGAGCTGCGTACCAAAAGCCGCCTCGGCAAAATTATCGGTACTTCAGCTTACCGGTCCATGACAATCCGTAATTGGAACACGACTGTCAAGATACTTGAGCTTATGCGGTCGCATGATAGTATCGCATGA
- a CDS encoding DUF3817 domain-containing protein produces MNVPSLLHDKVLSPFIHGIGYVYDKTHWFVDKDAWAIYKVFAFGETAGWTMLIAAIIYRKFDLPGFEIAIGIAGRLHGVLFLLYFVGVLITARSMGWGPVRFIAALAAGVPPYTALVYEQLMAYLRKKHPKYIAPPEGYDAG; encoded by the coding sequence ATGAATGTACCATCATTACTGCATGATAAGGTACTCAGTCCGTTCATTCATGGCATAGGCTACGTGTACGATAAGACGCATTGGTTTGTAGACAAAGATGCTTGGGCGATATACAAAGTGTTTGCGTTTGGCGAAACTGCCGGCTGGACAATGTTGATCGCGGCAATCATCTACCGCAAGTTCGACTTGCCAGGATTTGAAATTGCTATCGGCATTGCCGGCAGGCTGCACGGCGTGCTGTTTCTGCTATATTTTGTCGGCGTGCTCATCACTGCTCGCAGTATGGGGTGGGGTCCTGTAAGGTTCATAGCTGCTCTGGCCGCCGGTGTCCCGCCGTATACAGCGCTTGTGTATGAGCAATTAATGGCGTATTTGCGGAAAAAGCATCCAAAATACATCGCACCGCCCGAGGGGTATGACGCAGGCTGA
- a CDS encoding DNA translocase FtsK has product MISSIQISGFKNFRGKSVKLTDLNRINLLVGINGSGKSSILELMMGVSKLSQLNNTGRQDIYVGKHSERLHSLFEPETEIKFTYTDSRESYRLKIITQSGDKWQLEKAGQPFGGSDVIAMMNVGSSPFHNLVGTQEGARNDKPFSDITIFDRDAHVRFTDIEKANAILQKINAAQRHFRERSLSSGSFTFENENEIRPEFVAGGTRYIAGLIAAIRQLSNASPVLLVDDLGDELFPAVRKILLPEIIDLIESSESTQFAQMFATTHNIEIVKTALHHPEYCSVYMFDYDGTLLEIEGAQQRKVESSAGIRSQEVVPAIASMLGLTDVDLGFPELVILVEEETKKTFLDALFKNPHFKRQFKTFDVLVPFQSGDGNTSKAVHNLLDLSKYFFYSEIWSDRYAIFVDYNTADYSIQGLAKTDSTRQKALAVAQAKLGHGKRFLLTKRDGEYMPTFEETYPTRLWEAYRKLHAIPETSPALWLGALDDHAERGKAKNGLALYVAENINSPELDTHYPELKYLLTMPIETTEYVEPIILADVEDSDPIDQMLEDALRAVTDSQKASTSMLQRKLRIGYGRAARIIEQLETLQIIAPADGARPRKVLVASFDEALAIVRTNFL; this is encoded by the coding sequence ATGATTAGTTCAATACAAATTTCCGGTTTCAAAAATTTTCGAGGCAAATCTGTGAAGCTGACTGATTTGAACCGTATCAATCTATTAGTTGGCATAAACGGCTCTGGCAAAAGCAGCATACTCGAACTGATGATGGGCGTATCGAAATTGAGCCAACTGAATAACACCGGCAGACAGGATATATACGTCGGCAAGCACTCCGAGCGGCTGCATTCACTGTTCGAGCCGGAAACTGAGATTAAGTTCACCTACACTGACAGCCGGGAGTCTTACCGCCTGAAGATTATTACCCAATCCGGCGATAAATGGCAACTTGAGAAAGCCGGCCAGCCATTTGGAGGTAGCGACGTCATAGCCATGATGAACGTCGGCTCGTCACCGTTTCATAACCTTGTGGGTACTCAAGAAGGGGCACGGAACGACAAACCATTCAGTGACATAACAATCTTTGACCGTGATGCGCATGTTCGCTTTACCGACATTGAAAAGGCTAATGCTATCCTGCAAAAAATAAACGCAGCGCAGCGCCATTTTCGAGAGCGAAGTCTCTCGAGCGGTTCGTTCACGTTCGAGAATGAAAATGAAATCAGACCTGAGTTTGTAGCTGGCGGCACACGCTACATTGCTGGACTGATAGCAGCGATACGGCAACTCAGCAATGCCAGCCCGGTGCTATTGGTCGATGATCTCGGCGACGAGCTATTCCCTGCTGTCCGCAAAATATTATTGCCAGAAATCATTGATCTCATCGAGTCGTCAGAAAGTACGCAGTTCGCACAGATGTTTGCCACCACGCACAATATCGAAATCGTCAAAACCGCCCTGCATCACCCAGAGTACTGCAGCGTCTACATGTTTGACTACGATGGAACGCTCCTCGAAATAGAAGGCGCACAGCAAAGGAAGGTAGAAAGTTCTGCCGGCATCCGCTCGCAGGAAGTCGTACCAGCCATTGCAAGCATGCTCGGACTAACAGATGTCGACCTCGGATTCCCGGAACTCGTAATACTCGTTGAGGAAGAAACTAAAAAAACATTTTTGGACGCACTCTTCAAAAATCCGCATTTCAAGCGTCAGTTTAAAACCTTTGATGTGTTGGTTCCGTTTCAATCCGGCGATGGTAACACCTCAAAAGCCGTTCACAACCTGCTCGATTTGAGTAAATATTTCTTCTACTCCGAAATTTGGTCCGATAGATACGCTATATTTGTCGATTACAATACTGCAGACTACAGTATTCAGGGACTCGCCAAAACCGACAGTACCAGACAAAAGGCGCTCGCCGTAGCTCAAGCAAAACTTGGACACGGCAAACGCTTCCTGCTAACCAAACGTGACGGTGAATATATGCCAACATTTGAAGAAACCTACCCAACGCGACTCTGGGAAGCATACAGAAAGCTGCATGCAATTCCAGAAACCAGCCCTGCATTGTGGCTTGGCGCGCTAGATGACCATGCGGAACGTGGCAAGGCAAAAAATGGTTTGGCGCTGTACGTTGCCGAAAATATCAACAGTCCCGAACTAGATACACACTATCCCGAACTAAAGTACCTGCTAACGATGCCAATTGAAACTACTGAGTACGTAGAACCGATCATCCTTGCAGACGTTGAGGATTCTGATCCGATCGATCAAATGCTCGAAGATGCCCTACGCGCCGTAACCGACAGTCAAAAGGCTTCAACCAGCATGCTTCAGCGAAAACTGCGCATCGGCTACGGACGAGCTGCCAGAATAATCGAACAACTTGAAACCTTGCAGATAATAGCACCTGCCGACGGTGCACGTCCCCGCAAAGTCTTGGTTGCGTCATTCGACGAGGCGCTCGCGATAGTGCGAACTAATTTCCTGTAA
- a CDS encoding helicase-related protein — MDPASFDSIYELPIYNRRAEIVDSVNRNQVTIITAETGAGKSTQVPQYLAEHGYRKVIVTQPRILAARNLSGRVRQEYSWRRGSDSTSLVGYRTAHEQDDSPDNVILYCTDGLQLVRELTGSGINERQVLILDEIHEWNENMEVLIAWAKKRCQEEPSFKLVLMSATIEANSLAEYFGAPPPIAVEGRSYPVERRYSPDILAVIDEQLQRPAANILVFLPGKAEIEQTTEAIQDAAASKPIIPLHSQLEAEAQQKAFAHYPSGKIVLSTNIAQTSITIDDIDTVIDSGLERRAEVRSGVEGLFISEISQADCLQRAGRAGRTKAGVYILSQYDRLPCSRLEDRPAYGVPEIMRKHIDRLVLRLANVGIDIEALEFFHAPSRNTIKQAKRTLAALGATENGIVTATGHKMERFPVESSYGRMLVEAENYTAAVQTKLAAIISIQEVGGIVKGGPRYSGWQRYNHQSRSDLLAQYNVLLALPDIDETDYEDLGIIAKNIDKAREVNERLCRDLGMEYGEPTAIMPEEIEPLLKCIVAGLLHQIWALDQNGEAVHLANQKHRELSSTTVVRHAGLFAGTPFDLEIATGAGLEVMHLVNDITTVDPAWLHELAPGLFKFQPGKVYYDSYLGTLAARMQLKFRGRSVEVGGTPILERSRENKRLFVSLYAGWINQQLEKERMTIRGTHHQRVHAVPLKRIEEKIRAIAPGAISVAELPKKDRIQLAQLARLETWLGKNFMQHAHIASPGQGARHHENRSHGWRSRPKKDRWRNRD; from the coding sequence ATGGACCCAGCATCATTTGATTCAATATATGAATTGCCAATTTATAATCGCCGGGCTGAAATAGTTGATTCTGTCAATCGCAATCAGGTTACGATCATCACCGCTGAAACAGGCGCCGGCAAAAGCACGCAGGTACCGCAGTATCTGGCCGAACATGGTTACCGCAAGGTTATCGTTACCCAACCACGCATCCTGGCAGCCCGCAATCTGAGCGGACGCGTGCGACAAGAATATTCATGGCGCCGCGGCAGTGACAGCACATCGCTGGTCGGCTACCGTACAGCCCACGAACAAGACGACAGCCCGGACAATGTCATTTTGTATTGCACCGATGGTTTGCAACTTGTCCGCGAGCTAACTGGCAGCGGCATCAATGAGCGGCAGGTGCTCATTCTGGACGAAATCCATGAATGGAATGAAAATATGGAAGTCCTGATAGCCTGGGCCAAGAAACGTTGTCAGGAAGAGCCGAGTTTCAAGCTCGTGCTGATGAGTGCGACAATTGAGGCCAACAGCCTAGCTGAATATTTTGGCGCGCCACCACCGATTGCCGTCGAAGGGCGCAGCTATCCTGTGGAGCGCCGCTACTCGCCGGATATATTAGCAGTCATTGATGAACAGCTCCAGCGGCCGGCTGCTAATATTCTGGTGTTTCTGCCGGGTAAAGCCGAGATTGAACAGACTACCGAAGCCATCCAGGACGCGGCGGCCAGCAAGCCTATTATTCCCCTGCATAGCCAGCTGGAAGCCGAAGCCCAGCAAAAAGCTTTTGCACATTATCCAAGCGGCAAAATCGTACTCTCCACCAACATCGCCCAGACCAGCATTACCATCGATGACATTGATACCGTGATTGATTCCGGACTTGAACGCCGGGCTGAGGTCCGCAGCGGCGTAGAAGGCTTATTTATATCCGAGATATCTCAAGCTGACTGCCTGCAACGGGCGGGCCGAGCGGGCCGAACAAAAGCCGGTGTATATATCTTATCCCAATACGACCGGCTGCCCTGCTCCCGGCTCGAAGACCGGCCAGCTTATGGTGTACCGGAGATTATGCGCAAGCATATAGACCGCTTGGTGCTGCGTCTCGCAAATGTCGGTATTGATATCGAAGCCCTTGAGTTTTTCCATGCACCCAGCAGAAACACCATCAAACAAGCGAAGCGCACCTTGGCAGCGCTCGGAGCGACTGAAAACGGCATAGTTACGGCAACCGGCCATAAAATGGAGCGTTTTCCTGTCGAGTCCAGTTACGGACGGATGCTTGTCGAAGCCGAAAACTATACAGCCGCAGTTCAGACCAAGCTTGCGGCCATTATATCAATCCAAGAAGTTGGCGGCATCGTTAAGGGCGGACCACGTTACAGTGGCTGGCAACGCTACAACCACCAAAGCCGGTCTGATTTGCTGGCCCAATACAATGTACTGCTGGCATTACCAGATATAGATGAAACTGATTATGAAGATTTAGGCATTATTGCCAAAAACATTGATAAAGCCCGTGAGGTGAATGAACGGTTATGCCGTGACCTTGGCATGGAATATGGCGAACCGACAGCGATTATGCCCGAGGAAATCGAGCCGCTGCTAAAATGCATCGTAGCCGGACTACTCCATCAAATATGGGCGTTAGACCAAAACGGTGAAGCAGTACACTTGGCCAATCAAAAACACCGCGAATTATCGAGTACGACGGTTGTCAGACACGCCGGGCTTTTTGCCGGCACACCATTTGACCTCGAAATTGCTACTGGCGCCGGACTAGAAGTCATGCACCTGGTAAATGACATTACGACAGTCGATCCAGCCTGGCTCCATGAGCTCGCGCCCGGCTTATTCAAATTCCAGCCGGGCAAAGTATATTACGATAGTTATCTCGGTACTTTAGCAGCGCGAATGCAGCTAAAGTTTCGCGGCCGCTCAGTCGAAGTCGGCGGTACGCCAATACTGGAGCGTAGCCGTGAAAACAAGCGGCTGTTCGTGTCACTTTATGCCGGCTGGATCAATCAACAACTGGAAAAAGAACGGATGACTATACGCGGTACGCATCATCAGCGCGTTCATGCCGTGCCGCTGAAGCGGATTGAGGAAAAGATTCGAGCCATTGCTCCGGGTGCGATCTCAGTCGCAGAATTACCAAAAAAAGACCGTATCCAGCTCGCTCAGCTCGCGAGACTGGAGACGTGGCTCGGTAAAAATTTTATGCAGCACGCACACATAGCTTCACCTGGCCAGGGAGCACGTCACCACGAAAACCGCTCGCATGGCTGGCGATCACGACCCAAAAAAGATCGCTGGCGCAACCGGGACTAA
- a CDS encoding YdeI/OmpD-associated family protein, with protein sequence MKHTISSGTAHELPADLKEALLSHPEALSAWENITPLARNEWICWTISVKQSSTRTEHVARVCSQLAEGKRRPCCWVGCIHRTDKPMSPWVRKAVLSKQPRV encoded by the coding sequence ATGAAGCACACAATTAGCAGCGGCACAGCACACGAATTACCGGCTGACTTGAAAGAGGCGTTACTGAGTCATCCGGAAGCATTAAGTGCATGGGAAAATATCACGCCGCTGGCTCGTAACGAGTGGATTTGCTGGACAATATCCGTGAAGCAAAGCAGTACCCGGACTGAACACGTGGCGCGTGTTTGTTCGCAACTTGCAGAGGGCAAACGACGGCCTTGTTGCTGGGTTGGCTGTATACATCGTACCGACAAGCCAATGAGCCCGTGGGTTCGTAAGGCTGTGCTAAGTAAACAACCTCGCGTATGA
- a CDS encoding FAD-dependent oxidoreductase — protein MVYQNECIPVIVRSVQPETPGHISVYFERPRLFSYAPGDWIELALPTHQLAGGKVYSLSSSPHEPELRITFKAGLSPFKKALAALRPGDELRIIRHGNDSGFSLKEHQPSVLIAGGVGIAPFRSMLSNMVYTASRDTVRLIYLNTFEDFLYHAEFADWQSALPGLSIHLIATKNLKRKDREKTVGDLLLGSEPQHYIAGPTAMVSNTLTLLKRHGIFMKSIKIDDFGLY, from the coding sequence ATGGTTTATCAAAATGAATGCATACCAGTCATAGTTCGTAGCGTGCAACCAGAAACCCCTGGACATATCAGCGTGTATTTTGAACGGCCGCGCCTGTTCAGTTATGCGCCTGGGGACTGGATTGAACTTGCCCTACCCACCCATCAACTCGCTGGCGGAAAGGTGTATTCGTTGTCCTCGTCACCACATGAGCCGGAACTGCGCATTACCTTCAAAGCAGGTCTCAGTCCATTCAAAAAAGCACTGGCAGCGCTTCGTCCTGGCGATGAGCTGCGCATCATACGGCATGGCAATGATTCCGGATTTAGCCTGAAAGAGCATCAGCCGAGCGTACTGATCGCTGGAGGCGTGGGCATTGCACCATTTCGGAGTATGCTGAGCAATATGGTGTATACGGCCAGCAGAGATACGGTTCGGCTGATATATCTGAATACGTTCGAGGATTTCCTGTACCATGCAGAATTCGCAGACTGGCAATCTGCACTGCCCGGCCTATCCATACATCTTATTGCGACAAAAAATCTCAAACGAAAAGATAGAGAAAAAACAGTTGGTGATTTGTTGCTCGGCAGCGAACCGCAGCATTATATCGCCGGCCCGACAGCTATGGTCTCGAACACCCTCACGCTACTCAAGCGGCATGGCATATTTATGAAAAGCATCAAGATTGATGACTTTGGCCTGTACTAA
- a CDS encoding cyclase family protein: protein MTYIDLTHTLSTDTPIFPGDPKLHIEPAATFDLQGNSGHSLSLGTHTGTHIDAPAHMIPGGKTLDDFDVASFIGRGVYIAVSGATISLDLVQAADIHHGDIVMIDTGMVSKYGQTAYYESYPVLTTEAAAYLAQKGIKMAGIDACSFDNDPSFPIHKILLGANILLVENVANLHVLADTSFTVSALPIRLNLDGAPARVIAEVQ from the coding sequence ATGACCTACATAGACCTCACCCATACCTTATCTACTGATACACCCATCTTTCCTGGTGACCCCAAGCTGCATATTGAACCGGCTGCAACTTTTGACCTACAGGGCAATTCGGGCCATAGCCTGTCCTTAGGTACACACACTGGAACACATATTGATGCTCCGGCTCACATGATACCGGGCGGCAAAACGCTCGATGACTTCGATGTAGCCAGCTTCATTGGCCGCGGCGTATACATAGCCGTGTCTGGCGCTACTATATCACTCGACCTGGTGCAAGCCGCCGACATACACCACGGTGACATCGTTATGATTGATACCGGCATGGTGTCGAAATACGGACAGACTGCATACTACGAATCTTACCCGGTATTGACCACTGAAGCGGCCGCTTACCTTGCCCAGAAGGGCATAAAAATGGCTGGCATCGATGCTTGTAGTTTTGATAACGACCCTAGCTTCCCTATCCACAAAATATTACTTGGCGCTAATATCCTGCTTGTAGAGAACGTCGCTAATCTACACGTGCTAGCTGACACATCTTTCACGGTTTCTGCATTACCGATACGCCTCAATCTCGATGGAGCACCCGCCAGAGTCATAGCGGAGGTACAATGA
- a CDS encoding NAD(P)-dependent oxidoreductase, giving the protein MMAKKVLITGSGGVLGSVLRKGLPHDTTDFDLPHSNVGDFDHLMERARGHDTIIHLAWNKTHDDWLAENLNTENIQNCFNVYEAGHQAGVNRIIIASSVHADDFVGSHISRPLDPYALPTPDSPYGASKCMMEALGRYYAHAKGLEVICIRFGGVNRDDTPPASPQSERQVWLSHADCVSLVATCLNAEAVPANFSIVYGISNNVNLLHNLSNPFGWVPKDGAR; this is encoded by the coding sequence ATGATGGCGAAGAAAGTATTAATTACTGGTAGTGGCGGCGTGCTTGGCAGCGTACTCCGCAAGGGGCTACCCCACGACACAACCGACTTTGACTTGCCGCACTCCAACGTCGGAGATTTTGACCATCTTATGGAGAGGGCACGCGGTCATGATACCATCATCCACCTGGCTTGGAACAAGACTCACGACGACTGGTTGGCCGAGAATCTTAATACCGAAAATATTCAAAATTGCTTTAACGTCTATGAAGCTGGCCATCAAGCGGGCGTCAATCGAATCATCATTGCCAGTTCAGTACACGCCGATGATTTTGTGGGAAGCCACATCTCGAGACCGCTGGATCCCTATGCCCTTCCGACACCCGACAGTCCATACGGCGCAAGCAAATGCATGATGGAAGCACTTGGCAGATACTATGCGCACGCCAAAGGCCTAGAAGTGATATGCATACGTTTCGGCGGTGTCAACAGAGATGACACTCCGCCAGCTTCCCCGCAGTCCGAGCGTCAGGTATGGCTGAGTCACGCCGACTGCGTTTCACTTGTTGCAACTTGCCTAAATGCAGAGGCGGTGCCGGCAAATTTCTCCATAGTGTACGGGATTTCAAATAATGTGAACCTGCTCCATAATCTATCGAACCCATTTGGTTGGGTGCCCAAAGACGGCGCTCGTTAG
- a CDS encoding response regulator, with protein MSIFNMSPRLVIVEDNVALAEIYKTRMEILGYTCSIATDGEQALRLIEQVKPQLVLLDLMVPKVAGDQILERMRASEWGKDIKVLIISNLNEADAPAGLREQGIEGYVVKANLQNDDLDRLVDSILNHP; from the coding sequence ATGAGTATATTCAATATGAGTCCGCGCTTAGTTATCGTTGAAGACAACGTGGCATTGGCAGAAATATATAAGACGCGGATGGAGATACTGGGGTATACCTGCTCTATCGCGACTGACGGTGAGCAAGCTTTACGATTGATCGAGCAGGTCAAGCCGCAACTTGTACTGCTTGACCTGATGGTGCCGAAAGTAGCCGGTGACCAGATTCTGGAACGAATGCGGGCCAGCGAATGGGGCAAAGACATCAAAGTTTTAATTATTTCCAATCTCAATGAAGCAGATGCCCCAGCCGGACTGCGCGAACAAGGTATTGAAGGCTATGTTGTCAAAGCCAACCTGCAAAATGATGACTTAGACCGGCTGGTCGACTCAATTTTGAACCATCCTTAG
- a CDS encoding DUF2207 domain-containing protein encodes MKKYQFLLGLLCAGLMFMTSSIPAFAAVNDFYIQNYKIDYYLDRDNAGRSTLKTVEAIAAVFPTTDQNHGIERAIPNTYDGHPINLAITSVTDETNTTREYSTRSSNNNTVLRIGSASSYVHGMQTYKITYTQRDVTKYFKDINDDEFYWDTNGTQWAVPINALQVRLHIADALKDKLTARQECYAGQAGSSSSCQITTEGDGFVASANGLQANENMTLAIGFQPKTFTSYKMSSRDFLFSVVVPALQLLTLGLAVLAIIWIIVRYQRRSERTAEIGTIIPEYLPPADTSVTASGRIIGKSSFSAQLIDFAVRHYIKIYQTREKSLLRAANYEIEIIRDITDLKPEEQEILRDLYGDPYVGARLDMATLKNNRTVSRKLVDNQGKLMKDITGQYGLRARNSVESAWFKRLGIILLLLAIVTLSPWLLIASIIAFVCRTTLKPLTDQGLQLARYLKGLEMYIKTAETDRLRMLQSPNGAEKLGAPIDTNDARQLIKLYERVLPYAISFGQEKEWNNRLGHYYETLNESPIWYAGHNNAAFNAVALSSAMSSFNTAASYSDPSSSSSGGSSGGGSSGGGGGGGGGGGW; translated from the coding sequence ATGAAGAAATATCAATTTTTACTCGGCTTACTCTGCGCAGGCCTCATGTTCATGACAAGCAGCATCCCGGCATTTGCTGCAGTCAATGATTTTTATATTCAAAATTATAAAATTGATTATTATCTGGATCGTGATAACGCTGGCCGGTCGACGCTCAAAACAGTTGAAGCCATTGCCGCTGTATTTCCTACAACCGATCAAAACCACGGCATCGAACGGGCAATACCCAATACCTATGACGGTCATCCGATTAATCTAGCGATAACATCTGTCACCGACGAGACAAACACCACCCGTGAATATTCGACCCGCAGTTCAAACAATAATACCGTCCTTCGCATCGGTTCGGCGTCAAGCTATGTCCATGGGATGCAAACCTACAAAATCACCTATACGCAGCGTGATGTCACCAAATATTTCAAAGATATTAACGACGATGAATTCTACTGGGACACGAACGGCACGCAGTGGGCCGTCCCTATTAACGCTCTGCAGGTCCGGCTACATATCGCCGACGCACTAAAGGACAAACTAACGGCGCGGCAAGAATGCTACGCTGGACAGGCCGGCTCCTCGAGTTCTTGTCAGATTACTACTGAAGGCGATGGGTTTGTTGCCAGCGCAAACGGACTGCAGGCCAATGAAAACATGACACTGGCTATCGGATTTCAGCCAAAAACTTTCACGAGTTACAAGATGTCGTCGCGCGATTTTCTATTTAGTGTTGTTGTCCCGGCACTGCAGTTACTAACGCTTGGGCTTGCCGTTCTGGCCATAATCTGGATCATCGTCCGCTATCAACGCAGGTCCGAAAGGACCGCGGAAATCGGCACCATCATTCCCGAGTATCTGCCTCCGGCTGATACCAGCGTGACCGCCTCAGGCCGGATTATCGGAAAATCCAGCTTCAGCGCGCAACTTATTGATTTTGCCGTGCGGCATTATATAAAGATATACCAGACGAGAGAAAAATCACTACTGCGGGCTGCAAATTATGAGATTGAGATCATTCGAGATATAACCGATCTTAAGCCGGAAGAGCAAGAGATTTTGCGCGACTTGTATGGTGACCCATATGTCGGGGCACGTTTGGATATGGCGACTCTTAAAAATAACCGAACCGTATCGCGGAAGTTAGTCGACAACCAAGGTAAGCTCATGAAAGACATCACGGGTCAGTACGGACTGCGAGCTCGAAACAGCGTTGAATCAGCTTGGTTTAAACGCCTGGGCATCATCTTGCTGTTACTTGCAATAGTGACACTGTCACCGTGGCTGCTGATAGCGTCTATCATCGCCTTTGTCTGCAGGACAACGCTCAAGCCACTGACCGATCAGGGTCTGCAACTCGCAAGATACTTAAAGGGTCTTGAAATGTATATAAAAACCGCAGAAACAGATCGCCTGCGGATGCTGCAAAGTCCGAATGGTGCCGAAAAACTCGGCGCGCCAATCGATACGAACGATGCGCGGCAGCTTATAAAATTATATGAACGAGTACTGCCCTATGCCATTTCGTTTGGCCAGGAAAAGGAATGGAACAACCGGCTCGGTCATTACTATGAAACGCTCAATGAATCACCAATTTGGTATGCCGGACACAACAATGCTGCTTTCAACGCAGTTGCGCTCAGTTCGGCGATGAGCAGTTTCAATACTGCTGCCTCGTACAGCGATCCTTCCAGCTCTTCATCGGGTGGCAGTAGTGGCGGTGGCTCATCTGGCGGTGGCGGTGGTGGCGGTGGAGGTGGCGGCTGGTAA